GTCGACAGCCTCACTGCCTGCGGCATTCTTTCGTCTGTTCCATCTGTATTCGGGTCTTCCTGGGCCTTTGCGGCGGGCACTTCTTCGGCGGCTCCTCACGTTGCCGGCGCATGGGCCATATTGAAGGAAAAGAATCCCCTTGCCACCGTTGATGAGTTATTAGGCGTCCTCCAGTCGACAGGCATACCCTTTACGGACAGCCGCACCGGCGCAGGCGGTGTTGCGGCGAACGTGACCAAGACACGGATACAAGTTGACGCCGCCCTCGCTGCTCTTCCGTCAAGTTGTGCAGCCGTCCTGTCGTCGGATATGAGCCTGTATGTACCTGTCATAGATTTCGGCGGCAGTTTCTTGGGAGGTCATGGCCTCTGTTCGTGGTCTGCTCAGGAGAATTCGCTTTTCTGTACGGTTATCGATTATGGGCAGGTGGATCCTCGTGATTACGCCAATTGCGAGGCTTCCACGCTGACGAGCGATGTGAGGGGACTCCACATACCGGTCGCGATTTATAATAATATCGCCTATCAGGCCGATTTTGTAAATGTGCCGACATCTGACGGCAGCATTACGTTCAAGCTGACATCGTTCGCCGAAACTGTGCCGTGATGAGCCAGGTCCCCGGGAGTGCATGGCGAAACTTCCGACGGGAGGCCTTCGTTCGTGAGCGCAATCTGAATCCGCTCAGGGCTCAATGCTTATGTCTTTCCTCATCCTTCTGCTTCCTCGAGCCGGCGCGACCTGTTACGCAATGATACCGCTTTTTGACAAAGCTCTTCGCGCCGGGTGCTCTCGAGAATATGCAACGCCAACGCCTTGAACTGAGCGGCCGCACGTGCCCTCAGGGCCGTCGCGACGACAGGGCTCTTGGGGAAGAGGCAGGCAAGCGCGTCGATGAAGACCTCCTCATCAAGGGAATCCATAAGTTCAAGGACCCACTGGTAGAGAAGCTCAGATCCAGGTGCGGGTATCTCTTTCAGCCGCTTCTCTGCCCTCATTAATGCATCGGTTACCTGAACCTGAACACTGACCACGCGGTCTATAACACTGGGGGGAAAATCCTCTTCGGTAAGCTTATCACGGAAAAAGGCAAGCAGGTTTGAAAGGTTCCCCTCTACCAATGCACGATCGAGCCAGAACTTTATTTCGGACTCTTCCGCGGACCCCCGGGCAAGGTTAAGGTAAAATTCTGAAGTCCTGGCCCTGAGTCCGGTTGCCCTGTCCAGGGCTTCCTGGACCCGGTCTCTGGCGGCGTTCTGAGGAAGCTGCACATTCTCCAGCCAGCATTTGTAAAAACTCTCCAATAAGCAGAGCAGGTTACTTTCCCGCGGGTCTTTGGGCAGATAACTGTTTGCACCAAGCGCGTAAGCGGCGTTGATCACCGCAGGGTCCCTTTTACCGGAAAGGACAATAACCGGTGTCGTTCGCCAGTAAGGATTTGTCTTTACCTCGCGGATCAGATCGAGTCCGCTCCCGTCAGGGAGCCCGATGTCGGAGATGATCAGACTGAGAGGCTGCCGTTTACGCTCCCTCTCATTGAGAAGATTCAACGCCTTCCTGACACTTCCGGCTACCATCGTCTCGCCGAGAAACCCGAAATCCTGAAAGGCCATGCGGACG
This is a stretch of genomic DNA from Thermodesulfovibrionales bacterium. It encodes these proteins:
- a CDS encoding response regulator, producing MTNKELTILQVEDDPNLAWLVRMAFQDFGFLGETMVAGSVRKALNLLNERERKRQPLSLIISDIGLPDGSGLDLIREVKTNPYWRTTPVIVLSGKRDPAVINAAYALGANSYLPKDPRESNLLCLLESFYKCWLENVQLPQNAARDRVQEALDRATGLRARTSEFYLNLARGSAEESEIKFWLDRALVEGNLSNLLAFFRDKLTEEDFPPSVIDRVVSVQVQVTDALMRAEKRLKEIPAPGSELLYQWVLELMDSLDEEVFIDALACLFPKSPVVATALRARAAAQFKALALHILESTRREELCQKAVSLRNRSRRLEEAEG